The Deinococcus arcticus genome has a segment encoding these proteins:
- a CDS encoding acyl-CoA carboxylase subunit beta — protein MTQPGIELQELIAAMEQRRAKVEQGGGPERLKKQKAGGKLTARERIEALLDPGSFLEMGTFVEHRGGRLMQGVDAPGEGVVTGRGTIDGRQVFVFSQDFTVLGGSLGKMNAAKVTKIMDLAAKTGCPVIGLNDSAGARIQEGVDSLSGYGEIFYRNAIYSGAIPQISAILGPCAGGAVYSPALTDFILMSEGSSYMFITGPEVIKSVTREDVTFDQLGGADVHTRRSGVAHLEYDGDEAVLRGVRDLLSYLPQNAHEKAPALPSRDPATRTTEKLLDIVLPDQRKPYPMHDVIHELVDDGTFLEIQPGWARNIIVGFARLNGESVGIVANNPRVMAGTLNIDASDKAARFIRTCDCYNIPILTLVDVTGFLPGVAQEHAGIIRHGAKMLYAYAEATVPKITLITRKSYGGAYLAMNSRDMGADVVYAWPTAAVAVMGAEGAANIVYRREIAGSENPEATRAQKIAEYKDAFDNPYVAASKGYIDDVIPMEDTRRILIQTFEMLRDKEEARPYKKHGNMPL, from the coding sequence ATGACACAGCCGGGCATCGAACTTCAGGAACTGATTGCGGCCATGGAGCAGCGCCGCGCCAAGGTGGAGCAGGGCGGCGGCCCGGAGCGGCTGAAAAAGCAGAAAGCTGGCGGCAAGCTCACGGCCCGTGAGCGCATAGAGGCGCTGCTGGACCCCGGCAGCTTTCTGGAAATGGGCACCTTCGTGGAGCACCGGGGTGGGCGACTGATGCAGGGCGTGGACGCCCCCGGTGAGGGCGTGGTGACGGGCCGGGGCACCATTGACGGGCGGCAGGTCTTCGTCTTTTCGCAGGATTTCACCGTGCTGGGTGGCTCGCTGGGCAAGATGAACGCCGCGAAGGTCACGAAAATCATGGATCTGGCCGCCAAGACCGGCTGCCCGGTCATTGGCCTGAACGACAGTGCGGGCGCCCGCATTCAGGAAGGCGTGGACAGCCTGTCGGGCTACGGCGAGATCTTTTACCGCAACGCCATCTATTCGGGCGCCATTCCGCAGATCAGCGCCATTCTGGGGCCCTGCGCGGGCGGCGCGGTGTACTCGCCGGCCCTGACCGATTTCATCCTGATGAGCGAGGGCAGCAGTTACATGTTCATCACGGGGCCAGAGGTCATCAAGTCCGTCACCCGTGAGGACGTGACCTTTGACCAGCTGGGCGGCGCCGACGTGCACACCCGCCGCAGCGGCGTGGCGCACCTGGAGTACGACGGCGACGAGGCCGTGCTGCGCGGCGTGCGCGACCTGCTGTCCTACCTGCCGCAGAACGCCCACGAAAAGGCCCCGGCCCTCCCCAGCCGCGACCCGGCCACCCGCACCACAGAGAAGCTGCTGGACATCGTGCTGCCGGACCAGCGCAAGCCCTACCCCATGCACGACGTGATTCACGAACTCGTGGACGACGGCACCTTTCTGGAAATCCAGCCCGGCTGGGCCAGGAACATCATCGTGGGCTTCGCGCGCCTGAACGGCGAGTCGGTGGGCATTGTGGCGAACAACCCGCGCGTGATGGCCGGCACGCTGAACATTGACGCTTCTGACAAGGCCGCGCGCTTTATCCGCACCTGCGACTGCTACAACATCCCCATTCTGACGCTGGTGGACGTGACCGGCTTCCTGCCCGGCGTGGCGCAGGAACACGCGGGCATCATCCGCCACGGCGCCAAGATGCTGTACGCCTACGCCGAGGCCACGGTGCCCAAGATCACCCTGATCACGCGCAAGAGTTACGGCGGGGCGTACCTCGCCATGAACAGCCGCGATATGGGCGCCGACGTGGTGTACGCGTGGCCCACCGCCGCCGTGGCCGTGATGGGCGCCGAGGGGGCCGCGAACATCGTCTACCGCCGCGAAATTGCAGGCAGCGAGAACCCCGAGGCCACCCGCGCCCAGAAAATTGCCGAGTACAAGGACGCCTTTGACAATCCGTATGTGGCTGCCAGCAAGGGCTACATTGACGATGTGATTCCGATGGAGGACACGAGGCGCATCCTGATTCAGACCTTCGAGATGCTGCGCGACAAGGAAGAGGCGAGGCCGTACAAGAAGCACGGGAATATGCCGCTGTGA
- the msrB gene encoding peptide-methionine (R)-S-oxide reductase MsrB encodes MTGKYTKPSDAELRERLNPIQYQVTQHEGTERAFTGEYWDHTEEGIYVDVVSGEPLFSSLDKYDAGCGWPSFTRPIPSVALTENTDYKIGYARTEVRSQGADSHLGHVFPDGPQAQGGLRYCINSAALRFVPVSQLEVQGYSEYLPLFGR; translated from the coding sequence ATGACCGGCAAATACACCAAACCCAGCGACGCCGAGCTGCGCGAGCGCCTGAATCCCATTCAGTATCAGGTCACGCAGCACGAGGGCACCGAGCGGGCCTTTACGGGCGAATACTGGGACCACACCGAGGAAGGCATTTACGTGGATGTGGTGAGCGGCGAGCCGCTGTTTTCCAGCCTGGACAAATACGACGCGGGCTGTGGCTGGCCCAGCTTTACCCGCCCCATTCCCAGCGTGGCCCTGACCGAGAACACGGACTACAAGATTGGCTATGCCCGCACCGAGGTGCGCTCTCAGGGCGCAGACTCGCACCTGGGCCACGTGTTTCCGGACGGGCCGCAGGCGCAGGGCGGCTTGCGCTACTGCATCAACTCGGCGGCGCTGCGCTTTGTTCCGGTGTCTCAGTTGGAAGTGCAGGGGTACAGCGAATACCTGCCGTTGTTCGGGCGCTGA
- a CDS encoding CAP domain-containing protein, whose protein sequence is MRFALPRSASLVLLALTLAACGAGPSAPGAEGQTPGGHSGNVADTLAAQAVATPIALTPGQTLQLRVTVNGQPAQPGQLTWTSSNAAVVTVNQSGLVTATGAGSATVRAALSSRPSAFLDFPVTVGAAAPAPTPTPPAAGFAQRVLDLTNAARAAGATCGSAAYAPVPALSLNPQLTQAAQGHAADMAAQNYFSHTGKDGRTFAQRVTAAGYTWRAVAENIAAGQSTPEQVVTGWLKSEGHCKNIMSASYRELGVGYAQGGSYGHYWVQDFGSAR, encoded by the coding sequence ATGCGCTTTGCCCTGCCGCGTTCTGCCAGCCTGGTGCTGCTCGCCCTGACCCTCGCTGCCTGCGGCGCAGGCCCCAGCGCCCCCGGGGCGGAAGGTCAGACCCCAGGAGGCCACAGCGGCAACGTGGCCGACACCTTGGCCGCGCAGGCGGTGGCCACCCCCATTGCCCTGACGCCCGGTCAGACGCTGCAACTGCGCGTGACGGTGAACGGGCAACCCGCGCAGCCCGGCCAGCTGACCTGGACCAGCAGCAACGCCGCCGTGGTGACGGTGAACCAGAGCGGCCTGGTCACCGCCACCGGCGCCGGCAGCGCCACCGTGCGGGCCGCGCTGAGCAGCCGGCCTTCGGCCTTTCTGGACTTTCCGGTAACGGTGGGCGCGGCGGCCCCGGCGCCCACCCCCACTCCACCCGCGGCGGGCTTCGCCCAGCGGGTGCTGGACCTGACCAACGCCGCGCGTGCGGCGGGCGCCACCTGTGGCAGCGCCGCCTACGCCCCGGTGCCGGCCCTGAGCCTGAACCCCCAGCTGACCCAGGCGGCCCAGGGCCACGCCGCCGACATGGCCGCCCAGAATTACTTCAGCCACACGGGCAAGGACGGGCGCACCTTCGCGCAGCGCGTGACGGCCGCCGGCTACACGTGGCGCGCGGTGGCCGAGAACATCGCCGCCGGGCAGAGCACCCCGGAACAGGTGGTGACCGGCTGGCTGAAAAGCGAAGGCCACTGCAAGAACATCATGAGCGCCAGCTACCGCGAACTGGGCGTGGGCTACGCGCAGGGCGGCAGCTATGGCCACTACTGGGTGCAGGATTTCGGCAGCGCCCGGTAA
- a CDS encoding ATP-binding protein, producing MTVTAKARTLGELLQMPEYAGRTPFDGRVRLVQDEVRKNLTRKLRAGEDLFPGVVGYDDTVIPQLVNALLARQNFILLGLRGQAKSRILRAITDLLDPEVPVIAGADMPDDPLNPVGAEGRHLLEAHGLDLPIRWLPRAERYVEKLATPDVTVADLVGDVDPIKAARLGTSLGDVRSMHFGLLPRANRGIFAVNELADLAPKVQVALFNILQEGDVQIKGYPIRLELDVMLVFSANPEDYTARGKIVTPLKDRIGSEIRTHYPTDIGLGMAITEQEAVRAPSITVPPFMAELIEEIAFQAREDGRVDKLSGVSQRLPISLMEVAAANAERRSLTGEGAPVVRVSDVYAGLPAITGKMELEYEGELKGADNVARDVIRKAAGAVYARHYGSANTRELEKWFENGNVFRFPQGGDVGAALKAAQEVPGLPDLAAEVAASADDAVRVSAAEFVLEGLYGRKKLSRAEELYAAPEPETRQQRGGRWN from the coding sequence ATGACGGTCACTGCCAAGGCGAGAACGCTCGGAGAATTGCTTCAGATGCCGGAATACGCCGGACGCACGCCGTTTGACGGCCGGGTAAGGCTGGTGCAGGACGAGGTGCGCAAGAACCTGACGCGCAAGCTGCGCGCGGGCGAGGACCTGTTTCCGGGTGTGGTGGGCTACGACGACACGGTGATTCCGCAGCTGGTCAACGCCCTGCTGGCGAGGCAGAACTTTATTCTGCTGGGCCTGCGCGGTCAGGCCAAGAGCCGCATTCTGCGCGCCATCACCGATCTGCTGGACCCCGAAGTGCCGGTGATCGCCGGGGCCGACATGCCCGATGATCCCCTGAACCCGGTGGGCGCCGAGGGCCGGCACCTGCTGGAAGCCCACGGCCTGGACCTGCCCATTCGCTGGCTGCCGCGCGCCGAGCGCTACGTGGAGAAACTGGCCACTCCTGACGTGACGGTGGCCGATCTGGTGGGCGACGTGGACCCCATCAAGGCCGCGCGCCTGGGCACGTCCCTGGGCGACGTGCGCTCCATGCACTTTGGCCTGCTGCCGCGCGCCAACCGGGGCATCTTTGCCGTGAACGAGCTGGCCGACCTCGCGCCCAAGGTGCAGGTGGCGCTGTTCAACATCCTTCAGGAAGGGGACGTGCAGATCAAGGGCTACCCCATTCGCCTGGAACTGGACGTGATGCTGGTCTTTTCGGCCAACCCCGAGGACTACACGGCGCGCGGCAAGATTGTCACGCCACTCAAGGACCGCATTGGCAGCGAAATCCGCACCCATTACCCCACGGACATTGGGCTGGGCATGGCCATCACCGAGCAGGAAGCGGTGCGGGCCCCCTCGATCACGGTGCCGCCGTTCATGGCCGAACTGATTGAAGAAATTGCCTTTCAGGCGCGCGAGGACGGCCGCGTGGACAAACTGAGCGGAGTCTCGCAGCGCCTGCCCATTTCCCTGATGGAAGTGGCCGCCGCCAACGCCGAGCGCCGCAGCCTGACGGGCGAGGGCGCTCCGGTGGTGCGCGTGAGCGACGTATACGCCGGCCTGCCTGCCATTACCGGCAAGATGGAACTGGAATACGAGGGTGAACTCAAGGGCGCCGACAACGTGGCCCGCGACGTGATTCGCAAGGCCGCCGGGGCCGTGTACGCCCGCCACTACGGCAGCGCCAACACCCGCGAGCTGGAAAAGTGGTTTGAGAACGGCAACGTGTTCCGCTTTCCGCAGGGGGGTGACGTGGGGGCCGCCCTGAAGGCCGCCCAGGAGGTACCGGGGCTGCCGGACCTCGCCGCCGAGGTGGCCGCCAGCGCCGACGACGCGGTGCGCGTGAGCGCCGCCGAATTCGTGCTCGAAGGGTTGTACGGCCGCAAGAAACTCTCGCGCGCCGAGGAACTGTACGCCGCCCCCGAACCCGAAACCCGCCAGCAGCGCGGCGGCCGCTGGAACTGA
- a CDS encoding TetR/AcrR family transcriptional regulator — protein sequence MARTSKTDWLDAGLGVLTAQGEGGLTVEGLSTFMGLTKGSFYHHFASLSAYKAALLTHLDHVGFADVVNTIDPRLPPAGQLQALTEQISRRNPAEDRAVRLWAERDPGARELVRPVDERRLQYLGELFTAIVGDPHQGRLLARLGYAVYLGAAQMHPPIQGEEYRQISTLLYQLLPGRAAPLPEP from the coding sequence ATGGCCCGAACCTCAAAAACCGACTGGCTGGATGCGGGGCTGGGGGTGCTGACCGCCCAGGGCGAGGGCGGCCTGACCGTGGAGGGGCTCTCAACCTTCATGGGGCTGACCAAGGGGTCCTTTTACCACCATTTCGCCAGCCTGAGCGCCTATAAAGCCGCGCTGCTGACGCACCTGGACCATGTGGGCTTTGCCGACGTGGTGAACACCATTGACCCCCGGCTGCCCCCCGCCGGGCAACTGCAGGCTCTGACCGAGCAGATCAGCCGCCGCAACCCGGCCGAGGACCGCGCTGTGCGGCTGTGGGCCGAGCGTGACCCCGGCGCCCGCGAACTGGTGCGGCCGGTGGATGAGCGGCGGCTGCAGTACCTGGGCGAGCTGTTCACGGCCATCGTGGGCGATCCGCACCAGGGCCGCCTGCTGGCCCGGCTGGGCTACGCCGTGTACCTGGGCGCCGCCCAGATGCACCCGCCCATTCAGGGCGAGGAATACCGCCAGATCAGTACGTTGCTCTACCAGTTGCTGCCCGGCCGCGCCGCGCCTTTGCCCGAGCCCTAA
- a CDS encoding DUF6463 family protein has protein sequence MTRASRWLRGLALLHLAVGVVLYREPLLAWLQAGVVGAIDPHWDRMAAFWFLLYGALLYGQGQLAAAFETRREPLPRAFVQGWLLTGLLGSMAMPLSGLPLVALAAALSLRARPLRGAP, from the coding sequence ATGACACGAGCAAGTCGCTGGCTGCGGGGTCTGGCCCTGCTGCATCTGGCCGTTGGGGTGGTGCTGTACCGCGAACCGCTGCTGGCCTGGTTGCAGGCCGGGGTGGTGGGGGCCATTGACCCCCACTGGGACCGCATGGCGGCCTTCTGGTTCCTGCTGTACGGCGCGCTGCTGTACGGCCAGGGCCAGCTGGCCGCCGCCTTCGAGACCCGGCGCGAACCGCTGCCCCGCGCCTTTGTGCAGGGCTGGCTGCTAACCGGGCTGCTGGGCAGTATGGCAATGCCCCTCAGCGGCCTGCCGCTGGTGGCCCTGGCCGCCGCCCTGAGCCTGCGGGCGCGCCCGCTGCGGGGAGCGCCATGA
- a CDS encoding SDR family oxidoreductase — translation MTRVVVTGASGTLGRHLLPLLQAAGAEVVALSRRPRASQSGLTWVEGDLEQPGTLEAALRPGDVLVHLATQPLRAGTDVALTGRVVQAAQAAGAAHLVYMSIAGLEGLQGAPYYRDKWAAERLVEGSGVPFTILRTTQFHEFADELLRRLTLPGPVTLVPAGVTLQPLAARSAAQRLCALGLGAPAGRVPELCGPQALTFPELARARGLQRVLSLPLPVPLFRAWRGGAAVPQGAQVAGPSWAEWAHTAP, via the coding sequence ATGACCCGCGTGGTGGTCACGGGCGCCAGCGGCACCCTGGGGCGGCACCTGCTGCCGCTGCTGCAGGCCGCCGGCGCCGAGGTGGTGGCCCTGAGCCGCCGCCCCCGCGCCTCCCAGTCCGGGCTGACCTGGGTAGAGGGCGATCTGGAGCAGCCCGGCACCCTGGAGGCCGCGCTGCGTCCAGGCGACGTGCTGGTGCATCTGGCCACCCAGCCGCTGAGGGCGGGCACCGACGTGGCCCTCACCGGGCGGGTGGTGCAGGCCGCGCAGGCGGCCGGCGCAGCCCACCTGGTCTACATGAGCATTGCGGGCCTGGAAGGCTTGCAGGGCGCGCCCTACTACCGCGACAAGTGGGCGGCCGAGCGGCTGGTGGAAGGCAGCGGGGTGCCCTTCACGATTCTGCGCACCACACAGTTCCACGAATTTGCCGATGAGCTGCTGCGCCGCCTGACCCTGCCGGGGCCGGTCACGCTGGTGCCGGCAGGCGTGACCCTGCAGCCGCTGGCTGCCCGCAGCGCCGCGCAGCGCCTGTGCGCCCTGGGTCTGGGCGCGCCTGCGGGCCGGGTGCCCGAGCTGTGTGGGCCCCAGGCCCTGACCTTTCCAGAACTGGCGCGCGCCCGGGGCCTGCAACGGGTGCTGAGCCTCCCGCTGCCGGTGCCCCTGTTCCGGGCGTGGCGCGGTGGGGCGGCGGTGCCGCAGGGCGCGCAGGTGGCTGGCCCGTCCTGGGCCGAGTGGGCGCACACGGCCCCGTAG
- a CDS encoding arylamine N-acetyltransferase family protein — MTQPALSAAHAAAYLRRLHLSAPGPPTLETLRALHRAHLLQVPFENLDIHLGRPLSLALPDLFGKVVVRRRGGYCYELNTLFAALLRTLGYEVTLLSARVVGDGGKPGPAFDHLALRVTSPALPGAVLADVGFGDAFLEPLALCSGVRRQEGGKVVGLDRTGTDWTYLEDRGRGPEAQYLFTEAAFPLQAFAERHIWQQTAPDSHFRRQPLCTRAAAEGRLTLAGCRLIQTDSVHFRNIRERAGCSPPSALSQPNSRKSVFFPSSAGRKNSVTCYGIFRNPYQTGRAGRTEQVLRPAAREAVLRDLFGVSLDQCLPEPAASPP; from the coding sequence ATGACCCAGCCTGCTCTGTCTGCGGCGCATGCCGCCGCCTATCTTCGGCGCCTGCACCTCTCCGCCCCCGGCCCCCCGACCCTGGAGACGCTCCGCGCCCTGCACCGGGCCCACCTGCTGCAGGTGCCGTTCGAGAACCTTGACATTCACCTGGGTCGTCCCCTGTCCCTGGCGTTGCCGGACCTGTTCGGCAAGGTGGTGGTCCGGCGCCGGGGCGGCTACTGCTACGAACTGAACACCCTGTTTGCCGCGCTGCTGCGGACCCTGGGCTACGAGGTGACCTTGCTGTCGGCGCGCGTGGTGGGCGACGGGGGCAAGCCGGGACCAGCCTTTGACCATCTGGCGCTGCGGGTTACCTCGCCTGCCCTGCCCGGCGCCGTTCTGGCGGATGTGGGCTTTGGCGACGCCTTTCTGGAGCCGCTGGCGCTCTGCTCCGGCGTTCGCCGCCAGGAAGGGGGCAAGGTCGTGGGGCTGGATCGCACAGGAACCGACTGGACCTATCTGGAAGACCGGGGCCGTGGCCCCGAGGCGCAGTATCTGTTCACCGAGGCGGCTTTCCCGCTTCAGGCCTTTGCTGAGCGGCACATCTGGCAACAGACGGCGCCGGACAGTCATTTCCGGCGCCAGCCCCTGTGCACGCGCGCCGCCGCCGAGGGGCGCCTGACCCTGGCCGGGTGCCGACTGATTCAGACGGATTCCGTCCATTTCCGTAACATCCGGGAAAGAGCCGGATGTTCCCCGCCTTCGGCGCTGTCCCAGCCCAATTCCCGGAAATCCGTATTTTTTCCTTCTTCCGCTGGTCGGAAAAATTCCGTAACGTGTTACGGAATTTTTCGGAACCCGTATCAGACCGGCCGCGCGGGCCGCACCGAACAGGTGCTGCGGCCCGCTGCCCGGGAAGCGGTGCTGCGCGACCTGTTCGGGGTGAGCCTGGACCAGTGCCTGCCCGAGCCCGCCGCTTCACCGCCCTGA
- the soxR gene encoding redox-sensitive transcriptional activator SoxR, whose product MTRLTPAELSARSGLAISALHHYEREGLITSTRTGGGQRRYGRDTLRRLAFIRAAARVGVPLAQIRAALETLPGGRVPTAADWAALAAGWQAELNARIALLTRLRDDLSGCIACGCLSLERCALHNPDDRFGQRHPGRTGLG is encoded by the coding sequence ATGACACGCCTGACGCCCGCTGAACTCTCGGCCCGCAGTGGCCTCGCCATCAGCGCCCTGCACCATTACGAGCGCGAGGGGCTGATCACCAGCACCCGCACAGGCGGCGGCCAGCGGCGCTACGGGCGCGACACCCTGCGCCGACTGGCCTTTATCCGCGCGGCGGCGCGGGTGGGGGTGCCGCTGGCCCAGATTCGCGCGGCGCTGGAAACCTTGCCCGGCGGGCGCGTGCCCACCGCCGCCGACTGGGCGGCCCTGGCAGCCGGCTGGCAGGCCGAACTGAACGCGCGCATTGCCCTGCTGACGCGCCTGCGCGACGACCTGAGCGGCTGCATTGCCTGCGGCTGCCTGTCGCTGGAGCGCTGCGCCCTGCACAACCCGGACGACCGCTTCGGGCAGCGTCACCCGGGGCGCACCGGGCTGGGCTGA
- a CDS encoding GNAT family N-acetyltransferase, which translates to MRPAVPADAPVIAAHRYPDEADAGERAPYAAWVAGALARGLYLGFVREEAGVVVAGAGLTLLEWGPSRHDPQPWRARLVNVWTHPDRRRQGHARALVQACLNAAQARGITRLSLGTTDMARGLYQALGFTHSGRELTLVLGGPPPGE; encoded by the coding sequence GTGCGCCCCGCCGTGCCGGCAGATGCCCCGGTGATTGCCGCCCACCGGTACCCCGACGAGGCCGACGCTGGGGAACGCGCCCCCTACGCCGCGTGGGTGGCCGGGGCCCTGGCGCGGGGCCTGTATCTGGGCTTTGTGCGGGAAGAGGCTGGCGTGGTGGTGGCCGGCGCGGGCCTGACCCTGCTGGAGTGGGGCCCCAGCCGCCATGACCCCCAGCCGTGGCGGGCGCGGCTGGTCAATGTCTGGACCCACCCGGACCGGCGCCGCCAGGGCCACGCCCGCGCGCTGGTGCAGGCGTGCCTGAACGCGGCCCAGGCCCGGGGCATCACGCGCCTGAGCCTGGGCACCACCGATATGGCGCGGGGCCTGTACCAGGCGCTGGGCTTTACCCACAGTGGCCGCGAGCTGACGCTGGTGCTGGGCGGCCCCCCACCGGGCGAATAG
- a CDS encoding DUF1905 domain-containing protein, translating into MTLELQFSGPLFHWAGPAPHYFVAVPEAEVAAIRDLSQLVTYGWGMIPAQVQIGGTTFKTSLFPKDGGYLVPVKAKVRRAEGLEDGDTVTLQLQVG; encoded by the coding sequence GTGACCCTTGAGCTGCAGTTCAGCGGCCCGCTGTTTCACTGGGCGGGCCCCGCGCCCCACTACTTCGTGGCGGTGCCCGAGGCTGAAGTAGCGGCCATTCGAGATCTCTCGCAGCTGGTGACCTACGGCTGGGGCATGATTCCAGCCCAGGTGCAGATCGGCGGGACCACCTTCAAGACGTCGCTTTTTCCCAAAGACGGCGGCTATCTGGTGCCGGTCAAGGCGAAGGTGCGCCGCGCGGAAGGGCTGGAAGACGGCGATACGGTGACCCTACAGCTTCAAGTTGGGTAA